From Erigeron canadensis isolate Cc75 chromosome 5, C_canadensis_v1, whole genome shotgun sequence:
TCcattagatattttaaaaactcCATCTTTGCCATGTCACTTGTTGGAACCATGAAATTTTCACGAGCTTGCTTTTTTAAGAAGATGTCTAGTGCATGACAGTAATTCCTTGAACCTTCTTCAAAACCGGGAAAGGTTAACACAATGTCCATACATTCTTTGGTGGAAGGTGATAAGTTTTGCGGTGGTTACGTTTGTGAGCTTCTCGATGATAGAGCTTGCATAACATCAACAAGTTTATCTTCAAATGAAGAAGTTATTGAAGTTTTTCCCTTAGTTGAACGAGAAGAGGCATTATTCTTAGACTTCTTCCTTTTACTTGAACTGCTTTCGGGAAAAATAGGTTCCTGATCATCACTAGAAACATTGATCTCGTGACTATCTCCTTTCCCTTCAATGAGGTCTTCATCTTTATCATTCTGAAACTCAGAAGGAGTCTTTGTGTTATCTCCAACAGCAACATAATCTCGAAATAAAGGCTCGTTAAAAACTTTATACATCTCTAAATTTTGCCCTCTTAGCTTGGCAAGGTCATTATCTGCCTGTACATATAACAAATATACAATTTATAAGTTCAGCAaatattagaattttttttttttataaataacagTTTACAAAATATTACCTTTATTTTTTCATCCCACCAACTAGCCGATGCATCAATCGTCTTTCTCACGGGATCCCACCCAATTCCAGATTCAAGTCTCATTAAACGATCATACAACTTCCATTCTTTCTTCATACC
This genomic window contains:
- the LOC122600408 gene encoding uncharacterized protein LOC122600408, which encodes MDLNHDNDVVVTKTKKKKFKPLWTDSAHMIFLELCLNEIRIGNKPTGYCNAVGYKNLEKYMKDRTGKTFDRKQIKNHWEGMKKEWKLYDRLMRLESGIGWDPVRKTIDASASWWDEKIKADNDLAKLRGQNLEMYKVFNEPLFRDYVAVGDNTKTPSEFQNDKDEDLIEGKGDSHEINVSSDDQEPIFPESSSSKRKKSKNNASSRSTKGKTSITSSFEDKLVDVMQALSSRSSQT